ACAGGTGTGTGGCGTCCCAAAGCCCCCTGTGAATATGCTGAACTCATTCTCGGCAACGGTGAAGTCTCCTCCACTAgcatctgctgctgcttcccctgaCACTGGTAAGCTGGCTCAGGAGGGTGCAAAGTCACTCGGCCTCTCTTCTTAGCAATATCTCATCTGCTTTCACTGGATTGGTCTATATGCCGTGCCAAAGTAGAAATTGAATACACACCTTAAGAAATTGAATACACACTCACCTACCCCAGTATTTTTGGGATTATTTCAGGTGCCAAAACCAAGGAGAGAGCTGAGGACAACACACACTGCAAACCCCAGGAAGTGGACAAATGCTGTACTGCCAAGGTAATAAGGATACCCACACCACTGTACCCCATCTTGTTGGCTTGAGTATTGTGGGAGAAGACATCTTTTCTCAAAGACGATAGCCAAAGGGGTAGTCGCCTGGCAGTGTCTCAAATCATGGCTTGATTGGCTCTTGCAGGGAAGTCGCAGATCAACACTTACCTCGGCTGACTATGCCCGTCGTAGGGTCATCAGCTCCGGCTTCAACACTCTTGCCACTCTGGTGTTGACAGGACCTGATCAAAGCAGCACTAAGGTAAGCATCCCCCACTGTACCAGAGGGTGGAAGGGCACATATTCTCTGCTGTTTGTCCAGTCCTCCCAATTTGCTTTGTGAACCATTCTTGTGGTCTTTGCCCTCCCAATCCATTTTACACCTTTACTCCACCCCCTCACCTCCCCAGTTCAGCAAAGCGATGCTCCTGCAGAAAAGTGCGGCACATGTGGAAAGACTGCAGCAAGAGCGCCGACAAGCTCAGGAGACAGTTGAAAGACTACGTGGGGAAATCAAAGAGCTGAGCACTGCCATTGAGTGAGTTGGGGGGCTGGCTTAAGGGGTTGAATTTTCATTGGATCAGGGATACAAGTTAAAAGGTGAGAGGGGAACTCCTGTCAACAAGTTGCGGCTTTTCTCTTCCCTGCAGTGACTTTCAGCGCCAGCTTCCACCTACGGGAGCTCCTGTGCTGCCACCACAGTCAGATCAGGCTTCTCAACTCTATGAAGAGTATGTGCGCAAGCGCACCCTGCAGGACTGGCGCTTCTGGCTTGTATCCACCACCAAGCATGTGGGATGGGATGGGACAGGTTAGAGTGCAAGAAAGCAAGCAAGGGGAGGTATTTGGCATGGCATCAGTGGCCTGCTGGGTGCTTAAGGGGAGCAGGGAGACTTGGCTGCATAGGCTCCTTAACCTCTTCCAACCTGCAGTTCAGCATGGTGATTAAGCCACTCTTTGAGAGCTACACCAGGACAGTGAGCACAGGCAACGTCAAGGAATTCTGCGACTCAGTGTTGAGCTGGTTGGAGCAGCACTGCACCCTGCCCATCTTGCGCCCTGGTATGGATCAACAGGGAAATCTAGAAATGTCTTTCCCTTCACTGACCCATCTCTTTCCCCCCCATGGCTTTCAATGATCCTTGCCTACCTTCTGCTCTGAAATCTAGCACGTGCTTGTGTATCATTCACCCATCCTACTCCTGCTTGAAGTACTCTTACCTTCACACATAACTAAGAGAGTGGAACCATGGCTTACCAATTATACTCCACATTCCCGATTCCCTTTTCATGCCTTGCTAAGTTACTAGACACAATTGCCCATCACTATGATCCTTTCCTTGCCCTGAAGCAAGATTATTGGGCACTGCCTTAAAGCAAGGCCCAGATGTGACCTTAGGAGTTACCTGGCTTTGTGGTGTTTAGGAAAAAatctagctggagatgccagctgTTCTCACAAGTCTTCTATTCCTGATACTTCCAGAAGACTTGAAAGGATTTTCTTTCTAGGAATTAGGAGAAAGTGTCTGCATTGAGTTCATTGttactgttttggttttttgtcccACAGCTATCTCTGGCTCCCTCCTGCAGCTAAGCAAGATCACATCCATACTGACTCGGCCAACCCAGTTGCGTGAACAAGCCCTGCAAGCGGTAGCTGGCCCTCCACACTACAAGAGCAACAGCTAGGATGAAGACCAGGTCCAGTGCTATATGGACATCCTCACACACTACCAGGAAAGCCACCAACAGGGACCTCTATCTCAGGAATTCATTTGCCATGCAACAAAGAAGCTTATGTTAGACAGTATTGGGGTTTAGATTGCCAGAGCAGAGAATCTCTGAGTATTCATTTTGGTGCTGGACACCTCTTaatactctctctctttttgcagaacTTCAGGTAGTAGAGTGGGGGATGTGGGGAATAAGGCTAGAATGCAGATTTAATTGCCAGATGTAGGATGCCGGCCATTGCTTTAGCCTCTTTCAGAACTGGGGTGAAAGATTAGCCGCATAATAATTAGTGTGGCCTCCATTTCCTGTGTTTTCCCACCAGAGGGCAGTGAAAGTGATTCTTGCAGGCCTTCTCAATACATAGAGAAATACTTCCTCTGTATGATTCATGGCTTTGTTCCTCACTAAATTTGAGTGTTTGTGGCTAAGTgttcgccgccccccccccccaatatggagTATATGTTGGTGGCAGATTTTACCTATGCAACCATACCCATGAACCCTTTCAGGGGTGTAGAGGATCAATTTCTCCAATCTTTCATTTTAGCTCGGAGACCTTTTGTAGGACTGTGTATTTTTTGTAGATCTGCTGAATTTTTACAGGGGGTGGAATCTGACTTCAGCTCAGTATTTGATGGTACAATCCATTCTCCATCCCCTATGCTCATGTTTCTTTTCTCAAGTTACATATTAGCTTGGCGTGGAATCTGGAGTTTATTTATGCACAACACATCCTGTACTATGTTTGCCAAACTTTGTTCTAGGCTCCCAGCTAATGTACAACAACTCCTGACATCTGACCACACGGAGGTTGTGTGATGGGGAAGACACCACCTAACCACTGATAGGCAACCTGTTCTGTCTCCACTACTGTAACTGTATGATTGCATAACCTTCTGCACATGGCAATACCTCATTCAAAACTCCCAAGTTAGTAATAAAGCTAATGCCTACAGGAACAGGAGCCTAGCTGACTAAACTAGGGAAAAGGCTTTTTTACCATTTCCAGAGTTTTGAGTAATATCTGAAGTAGCTctggacattttggcacctgataaCAGAGAATCCAAATGTCAGACCTctatccccccaccctcccccagtTAACAGGTACAACCATTGAAACTAGCAGGAACTGTGGGGGTGCATAGATCCTTTTCGTTCCTGATGGGTAAGCTCTACAGCTTTATCTTTCATTACCAGATGAAAGCCTTTGATGATTGGAAATTGTTCTAGCTGTTTGCATACAAGATATTCTAATACTTATGTGTCCAGAAATACACAAgagaaagagttggaagggaccacgaggatcatctagtccaaccccttgcaatgcaggaatctttcacccaacgtggagCTCGTTGTTGAGATCTGGCCtaggtgtgtgtggttttcttttctttttactgatTTATTATTTCTTCATTCTGCTACAGGCCCAAAATTTTCAGCAACAAAACCAAAAAAGCTATTCTATTATCATATAGGAATATAGTACTAGTACTAGTTTTCCATCAGCCACTTTAACCAAGGAATGGGCAACTGATTGATTCCCATGGGAGACTCACCTCAGTATACAAAATCTACTTCAAGCCCAGGTGTGCTTTCAGTCTGTGGGATGTTCTATGTCCCTTTTCTGTACCTCTTTTACTCATGAATGATGGTGGTGCTTTTTAAGAGTCTGCATTAGCTGAAGGTAACCACTCTGCATTTATGTGAAGCTAATGCACAATACAGCTGACCCTTTCACTGTTCAGCATGGGAGGTTTACTGCAGAAAAGACTTCCAGTGCTTGCTCACCTAGATGTAATTACTGATAGCACTTTACTTCCTCCAGTCCTGGAGTTCTTTAGTTAACGtgtattaaaaaaagaatgagagCACACATGAATTATGAATTCTATCTTGAAAATATTCAGTGGACCATTTGAGATTTCTTGTGTTTCTATATCATTTTGTAATTTTAGCACTATTTCTGTATGTTCCACATATGTCACTAAAATACATTTGAGTAATCTTTAAGCGTTGTTTTCCTTTTTCACAATTCAGCAACTCCACTCTTTTCATACATGTAGGCAGCTGCCAGCCTTTGGCCAAACTGCAAAAGCACCTGCTGGGCTTTGCAGTTCCATCTTTCAAAAGCATCCCACAACCAACTTCTGCCCAGCCATCCCCACTGCTCAGCTGCTAAGGCCTAGGAATAGCCAAATAGCACTTCAGTTGGGGGGGCACACTATTCAGTTATTCATAGTGCTACTCAGCTGGGCAGCAGGCAGGGAGGTATGCAATAGATCTCTCTGTTGGTGATGGAGTTGAAGAGTCTGTACATCTTCCTTGAGCAGGGTGGGGAGAATAATGTGTCACAAACTATTCAGATGTGGCCCCATTGACACATGTAGCTGTTAGATGTGCAAGTGTTTTATTTCTCAGTCAATTAACTTGAAAGCCAATTCAACAAACCAAGCAAGTTTGCAAAGAGCACACAACAGTAAAATAAACAGGATGCAGTGCTATACTAAGCTTGGCTTCCAAGAACTAGTCACTCAGTTTTGGGGATTCTTTTCCCCAGCACAGCATATTGATCCAAATCAATCCTCACCTTCATTTGACCTCAGCCTTCTAAGTACTCCCTAAGAAACTTTGATTAGGGCCAGAACCCATAAGTGGAGACCAGCTAGTAGACCTTGGCATCTTTTTAGGGCTGTTACATCCAAGCACAGAATCTCCATGATAGGAATGAAGAAGTTATCCAATAATGTCAAAACTCAGGGACTTCTCAGGCTGAGATACCATCACATTTTCCTCTCAGAGGCAATATCCATGCCACAGGCTGCAAGGGAAGCATATGGAACATGGTTACTGTCTGGAAGAATCCTGACTTGGCATCTTACATGCCTCCTCCACCTACTGTGCCAAACAGCAGGCATGGGCAGCACAACAGCAGCAATGGTGCCTGTTTTACAGTCAGTATAAGCAAATGATCTGTGGGGAGGCCGCAGCTCTCAGCTTTCAATTCTAGGAAGTCATTGGCCAGAGAGAAGGTGGCGAGTAGGAAAAGGAATACATAGGAAGGAAGTGGGGGAAAGGATAAGTGGGAATACCTGCTACTGAATGTGTCCACATTTCTTACATGTAAGCCTTTTTAACCCTTTAAAAATTTTGTTGGGCCCTGAGCTGCTTTCAGAGACTCTAGTGAGCATAAGAATGATGGACCAAAGTCATGTCTGGATGTGAGACAAGGAAGCCCCATGTAAGCTACTCTGTGCTTCCTAAAGCAAGTAAACTGTAAATACATACTAAGGCTTCAGTGCTCAATGCTTCAAATGGAGTCATAGTAAATGCTGTGGGTTGGAAGTACAGCAAAGGTGAAGCAAAAATCTCATTCTTCAGCAAGGTTCTCACACAACATGCAAGCTGACTGCCAAATGTCAACTTCGTAAGCGCCTCTGCTTCTGACAATCTCAGCCACTAGGACTTCCTACCATGAAATGGCCAGGACGGTCTACCAAACACCCTGGCGGAAGCTGCAAATAAAGGAGAACTGCTTGTTCTTGGCTTCTGatctctttcctattctaatCCCCAATAGGTGAGTTATGGATTTTACTTGACCTTTGCTGAGCTCATACTTCCATTTGCCCAGTTCATTTTGTGTATTACCTCTTGCGATACAGTTACTCCTCATTCATACAGTTGTGAATAAAAGATGCCCAGAGCTTAGCCAAATTATCATGTGACCTGCTTAGCACTGCCATGGCCTTGCACCACCAAGCCCAACCTCAATAGTCTTCCTCTTCCAGATCTCATTACCCTAGAACAGATGCTTCCATCCAGTGCCTGAGAAGGACAGAGCAGCTTTTCCATACTAACCTGTATGTAACGAGAGGGTCCTTGTTGTGCTTCTCTAGCAATTCCCGCACCATAGCAGGGGGGTTGAGACCCAGTAACTCTGCCCTCTCCCAGCGCTGCAAACGGGTGATTCCTGTCAGGGGGAAAAAGGTCTCTCAAAGTGGCCTCTTCAACACCAGTGATCTTCAACCACCTTCCTTGCAAGTCTATTGCCACTAGATGAATTTGAGAATTAACTAGGAGTCCCCTTTTCCTGGTATGCTGCCACTTACTATAATGTAACACTTTAACAGAGCATAGGGAGACTGGTCCCTGCCCCATGGAGGTATATCTAAAATTGTGCatggagggaggcagggaaaacCTATGCTTTCATTGCAGTGATGTGTACTTTGGCTCAGTTGTAGTAGCAGCATGATTGGAAGTTCTTACCTGTACAGGGGCCGTACTGCCAGCTGAGGTCAAATTGCTTTAGTGTCTCCAGCTGGTCTGGATGTGCAGCATCTTGGACTGCCTGCACTGTCACTGCGTCTGATCAGAGAGAAATGGATGATTATCACCGCATTATGGAGAGCTCTTGTATGAAATGAGTGTGAGGAAAGGGTTAACATAATTCTTTAGCCAACACCATTACATTAGTTATCTCTCGTTTGCTCTACAACCCGTATAACTCTGCCTGTGTTTTTTTAGCATCTCTTCACCCACACTTCGATCTCATGTAAATATGAACACACACAACATGTGCTGACTGAAGGAAACAACACTAACATAATTAATCCATTGCTCATTGAGAATGCTCCTCTTCTGTAGAGGGTTCCCCACCTTTTGGGAGTACCGGTATATGTTTCATAtaattttaaggtaaaggtaaagggacccctgaccattaggtccagtcgtgaccgactctggggttgcagcactcatctcgttttattggctgagggagccagcgtgtggccagcatgactaagccgcttctggtgaaccagagcagcgcacggaaacgccgtttacctttccgctggagcagtacctatttatctacttgcagtttgtcgtgcttttgaactgctaggttggcaagagcagagaccgagcaacgggagatcaccccgtcgcgggattcaaaccgccgaacttctgatcggcaagtcctaggctctgtggtttaacccacagcgccacccgtgtgctTTTTACTTCCTGCTAAATGATTTTTCAAATACTTCACTTTCACAGAAATCCTGTGCAATAATTCATCACCACTGTCCTATAGCAACTTGCTAGCTAAGCAAGTGGCAAGTCTATTACTGATTAACCCTTGCTTGCATAACCGTGGTATTGAGTTATGTGCAGCTCCAACAAACAACCTAGGAGACGACCAAAGCAAGAACATGCAGGGAAAGAGTTTGCAAGAACTGATGTCTTGCAAATCTCAAGGGCCACTCCATCTACTCCCCACCTAAAGCTGCTGCATTTTCACCCTTCCCCCCTGTTCAGATTATCTACCTATTGGTAGCAGAGGtatcaccttgtcgtggtgagtgggcttgcacatgcctatgacccttgtgagtgaagctgtCAGGAGTCTCGTACTCCCaacagggtcacccaaggtggcaGGGTCAAAgtggaggagctagacaaagaatgatccaagaagtcctcaacaacAGAACAGGTGGAAGATAACAAGTGGCATGTTACatcggctgtgaaggcggatgaaggctgcagcagataagataGAGCCTTACCGCGAAGACTGctttggtcagcgtgcactgatctacacacatgaaacaaattcacgcacaagcatcttccaaaaacccatacCAAACACAAACCCATAAAACTCCCATGGCGATCGGCAAATGGTAATATTATCTCCCAAAAATttgacacatcacttgggaagacaggtgaactaatgccggtgtactggaagaagcaaagatcaccagtgctgaagcaatgattcttcagcatcaactacattggactggtcatgtgcggacgcctgattatcgtcttccaaagcaactactccattccggacttaaaatggaaagtgtaatgctggtgatcaaaaaaagaggtttaaagacaccctcaaggcaatttttaaaaaacgtagTATAAaaactgacaattgggaaacactggcctgtgagcgctccaattggagaacagcctttagcaaaggtgtcatggactttgaagatgcttgaattcaggatgaaagggagaaacacagtaagaggaagacacatttggcaaaccctcactatgatcaactcccacctagaAACCTATGtttccattgtggaaggatgtgtggatccagaattggcctcacagtcacttacggactcactgttaagattgtgttcatggaagacaatcttactcggctacgccaaagaagaaaaaggatttaCGGGAGCATGACCAAATCGGTTGCACTGGGCACGGAGACTTGGGGGTGCCACAGGGAACGCTGAAAGTATGATTTAAAATGAAGCGAGAGAGGTGAGGGGCgctgaattttggtgttgcaccaGGTGCTGCTGAAATTCACGCATCCCTTCCTAGCAATACTCACCATGGagtgggctctgagccttctttgtTTCCTTActgtctcttttcctcttcttcaccACTTGGAAGGAGTCTGTGATTAGCCGTTTCCTGCCCATGGTTCCATGTGGCAAGGCTCACAGAGCATTAACAGGTTGCTCTAAACAAGGAGCTGAGGAGAAGCAGAGACTGTTAGACAAGCTGCTGACTAGGACCTTCAATCTCCAAACCTACTGTCCTAATACCAGCTACCAGTCAAAACGACTTTATTTCTGGGAGAAAAAACTACGCAAAAAGGTGTTTGGACTCTCCTAGCTGGTGGCCTTCTCCCATGTGGAAGTTCTTTGCCTCCAAACACATTAAAGAGCCTAAGTTTATGTAAAGGAGAAGGAAGTATATTCTGTGCATGGTCAGAGACCCTACACCTTTGCATTTTCCAGGACTGTGTGTCGATACTGAAAAATTCTCAGCCCGACTCCAAGGCAGGGCAAAGTCCTTTCCCTGAGCGGGAGGCTATTCCTCTGTCAAGAAGTGCGTCAGAATCCCTTGCGGTCCCCATCCTGGACTCTGCTTCCTCCTGAAGCCTTCAAAGCAATGCACGACTCGTTCCTCTCTTCATCCAGACCTCGAAAACAGACTCCCCGGttcctgctctaaccactggttACTCTCCCCCACACCCAAGAGACCTGGGGATCAAAACGATCCCCTCCCTCTCACCCCCCTGAACAGATAGATCCCTCTTGTTCCTTCTATAGCAGCCGCCTTCCAGCCTTTCCGAGTCGCCCCCTGGAGTTCCCTCCCCTAATGCCCAAACGCGGAAGGGCAGGGAGGATCTCTCTCCTCCTGTCACCCCGGAAAAAAGGCTCCGCGACATCTCTAGAAGCAGCTGAGTCCTTACCAGCAGCTGCGCCGGGGGCTGTCGGTGCTCCCCCCAATGTCTCTTGGGGGCGATGCGAGGACTGCGGGGTGGGAGCTGCTGGCACAAACCGGTCccgattctccccccacccccggagcCGTTCTGGGTCTCCCCGGAGCAGCCGCTTGTTGTTTTTGCACGGATCGGCCAATGGCAGCGCTGCTTTCGCTTTGCGTTCAaggcggcggcagcggaggcaGCGCCCCTGGCGGCCGACCCGGGGAAGGACGGCGGCTTAAGGCGTCGCAGGTGGCGCCTCTTGCTCTTCGGGGCCCCGCTATTCTCCCGGCTGTTTCCTGCGCTCCCCGCACTCCATCCCTCAGTCCCGCATCTATGCGCTCTCTTCCTTTTGCTCGAGAGATTTTGCCGCGATCAGAGGAGCAGAAGCCACAGAACCGCCAGAGGTAGCAACGAGACGCCTGCCGATTAATAGTAAGGCATGGGACATGTCCGGGCCAAAACTCTGATCCGGAGACGGACCAAGAAAGGAGCGGGGCGTCCAAACGAGGAAACGCCGCCATAGCAACTTGCCTGCTGCGCTAGCTTAGCCGCTGTTTGGGCAAGGAGTGGGGAACCGGAGCAGAAAATAAATGCTTTACCTGGAGACTGTTTTTCCCAAAATCACTGAACTAGAGAGCAGCTTTGTCTTCTCCAGCAGCAGTGGTCCTCTTCCTTACAGCTCCCTCGATCCCTGCTCCTCCGCGATCTCCTTCAGCACCACCTGGTGGGAGAGGCTTGCAGCCGGCAGAAGCTTCCCCTGAAGCAAGCACTCATCTCTCGTTCTATGGAAGCAGACTCGCCTCTTTTTCATTCGGAGAATCGGCCGATTACTCTGGATTATGCGGATCACATCCCACTGGGCCCGCGGCTGCAACCCAAGAAACAATTTTGTGGAGTGAATGAACCATTTAGTATAACATATACATAACACTACCATCTCTCACTCCCCGAAGCAAAGCACCCCGACACACCAAGCTGGACACGACACACACAGTGGGTGGGTGTTCAGCTTTAGTTTCTCATTCCTAATCTGCTTTTATCAACAGGAAGACCACAATAGAGTAGCTGAAAGCATGGTGGAGCATCAGTAGCTCATATAAGACCATGTTAGAGCACTGAGCACTCCTATAAGCTCAGGAGCTGTGCCTTCTTGCACCTGTGTTGAAAATAAATCCCTAATTTCAGGTTGTGTAGACACACCAACATTTAAAGCCTATTCACACataccaagaatcctgggaactttagtttaccCATTGCAAAATTTGCTCAATATATTGTTGTGCATAGCATATAACTTTTGAGcagaataataaaatacaaagttGATTGGAAAACAGAAGAATGCATAGCTTCGCAAGCTGCTGTGCATAAACAACAGTTTAAGCTGCCAAATATGTTTTGTCTGGTTCTTCAACAGTGGCAAATACTGATAAATTAATGTAGAATACACAGTGAACTAGTTCACACATAACTTTAAACCACAGTTATGGTTCCTAAGAGTGGAAGCAGACCTGAGTAACAGCTTTCAAAGATAAGGAAGCTTCTACTGGCTTCTTTCAAAATCAATTGCATTAAGCAAAGGATGAGTTCAGGAGTCACAACTGGGAAgcgttaaccccccccccccacacacacacatgttagcTGAAAATTTCCTCCATGCTGCTAGGCTTCAAAAAAGTGTCTATTGGTTGCAGTAGAAGGTATGAGGATTTTACGATCCTGTGCCAGGGTTTGGAATTTGTGTTTCAAACGTGAGTGCGGGTTCTGGGTCAAATTCTGGTTCATTTAAAAATCTTGGACTTTGGGGGACAGCCTGGAGCAGGAGTTCATTTCTACAGATAAATATAGTGACTGTTTCACAGAACAACAATTACAAACAGCATACAGgcgtcttttatttttatgtttccttaaataataataataataattattattattattattattattattattatttactgaatttcttagtcactttatcttacacagggcaacccaaagcaacttaaaaataaaagaacaagagTGAGAACTAGTGCTTTAATGAAAAATTATACATAATatatatgggacagcaaaggatataatagattcttatagaatagtaatatattgtaaccagaatagaaatttaaaaggggaagtaaatgaatttttactatttttattattgtaatagttgttattatttcttattggtagaaggcaatgttaatttaggcttctttgttttgctgtctgtataattttcttaagacaataaaataaatatgcaaagtttttttttttttaagaattgaagttgctgagcttttttaagggtggaagttgctgagcttttttgaggattttaccccaggaaataaactgccacgggggccggattaaaccgactggTGGGCCAAATTAGACCCCAAAGCAGACTTTGGATATGCCTgcattaggccaaccaaaatatcacaTTATATTGCGCATGTTTTTGAGTTCTCCCCAAAGTCACAGGTTGGCAATGATTGCCAATCTTTTTTGGGACCATGGGCATATTTGCAAACCTGATAAAATGTCATTTACAACCGCTCAAATTTGCAATGCAGCTACACACTCACTCTAAACCCTACCCACCCGCAGTCCCACCAGGAATTGCACTTGAAAAAggcattttctgtttttttaaaaaaataataccagGGGCGCACTTTGTGGAGAGTGCACCAGCGGAAGAGTTAACCTTTCATCTTCCTGCAATTTCCAGGAAGATCATCCCACAACAATTACATTGGAGCCAGTAGcaatggcgtagcgtgggttgtcagcacccagggcaaggcaagtaatttgcgccccctaacccgtggattttagcactcgagtgcgagcgtgccccccccccagatgttgtgcccggtgcagcaggccccccctgcaccccccacgctacgccactggccagtAGTATGCTTTGTTTCCAAATCTAGTTGTAACAGAAGAGGGGCAATTTTGGAAATCGCTTCTGGAGAGGGAAGAGTTAACCTTTTCTTCCTCAGCTATGCCCCCCCAACACCTCTTCCCATACCAGGTCAGCTTAATCACCTACTACGGAAGGCTTTCTCATCTCTAAAAGGGAAGGACTGGTTGTTACTCAGGTCTGCTTCCATCCTTAGGTGAACATTAAATCATAGTTGAGTTTTAACTGTGGTTTAAAGT
The Podarcis muralis chromosome 1, rPodMur119.hap1.1, whole genome shotgun sequence DNA segment above includes these coding regions:
- the POLD4 gene encoding DNA polymerase delta subunit 4 isoform X1; this encodes MGRKRLITDSFQVVKKRKRDSKETKKAQSPLHDAVTVQAVQDAAHPDQLETLKQFDLSWQYGPCTGITRLQRWERAELLGLNPPAMVRELLEKHNKDPLVTYSLWHGYCL
- the POLD4 gene encoding DNA polymerase delta subunit 4 isoform X2, which codes for MGRKRLITDSFQVVKKRKRDSKETKKAQSPLHDAVTVQAVQDAAHPDQLETLKQFDLSWQYGPCTGITRLQRWERAELLGLNPPAMVRELLEKHNKDPLVTYRTPSTKSQ